One part of the Melospiza melodia melodia isolate bMelMel2 chromosome 3, bMelMel2.pri, whole genome shotgun sequence genome encodes these proteins:
- the MOCS1 gene encoding molybdenum cofactor biosynthesis protein 1 isoform X3 translates to MDSFGRQHNYLRISLTEKCNLRCQYCMPEEGVQLTPKSELLTTQEIITLARLFVKEGVDKIRLTGGEPLIRPDVVDIVGELYKLEGLKTIAVTTNGINLTRLLPRLKEAGLNAINISLDTLVPAKFEFIVRRKGFHKVMEGIHKATELGYHPVKVNCVVMRGFNEDEVLDFVDFTKDLPLDVRFIEYMPFDGNKWNFKKMVSYKEMLDTIKQRWPELEKLPCETSSTAKSYKVPHFQGQISFITSMSEHFCGSCNRLRITADGSLKVCLFGNSEVSLRDHLRLGASEEELIQIIGAAVGRKKKQHAGMFNISRMKNRPMVLIGG, encoded by the exons GTCAGTACTGTATGCCTGAGGAAGGTGTTCAGCTGACTCCGAAATCAGAGCTCCTAACTACCCAGGAGATAATCACCTTAGCCAGACTGTTTGTGAAAGAAGGTGTGGACAAGATCCGACTGACAGGTGGAGAGCCACTTATCCGTCCTGATGTGGTGGATATTGTGG GTGAACTGTACAAACTGGAAGGGCTGAAAACCATTGCTGTCACAACCAATGGGATCAACTTAACCAGACTGCTGCCCCGGCTGAAAGAAGCAGGACTGAATGCCATTAACATTAGCCTGGATACTTTGGTGCCAGCTAAATTTGAATTCATTGTCCGAAGGAAAG GCTTTCACAAGGTAATGGAAGGAATCCACAAAGCCACTGAACTTGGCTACCATCCTGTTAAG GTGAATTGTGTGGTGATGCGAGGCTTCAATGAGGATGAAGTGCTGGACTTTGTGGATTTCACAAAGGATCTGCCCCTTGACGTGCGGTTCATAGAATACATGCCCTTTGATG GCAATAAATGGAACTTCAAGAAGATGGTGAGCTACAAAGAAATGCTTGATACAATTAAACAGCGATGGCCGGAATTGGAGAAATTACCCTGTGAGACTTCCAGCACAGCCAAG AGTTACAAGGTGCCACATTTCCAGGGACAAATCAGCTTTATCACCTCCATGTCAGAGCACTTCTGTGGATCCTGCAATCGGCTGAGGATAACAGCAGATGGGAGCCTAAAG GTGTGCCTTTTTGGGAATTCAGAAGTGTCCTTGAGGGATCACCTACGGTTGGGTGCTTCAGAGGAGGAGTTGATTCAAATTATCGGAGCAGCAGTGGGCAGAAAAAAGAAACAGCATGCTG GCATGTTTAACATTTCCCGGATGAAAAACCGGCCAATGGTCCTGATTGGTGGGTGA